CGAAAATCGAGGTGAACAGGGAATGCTCGATGTCGGTCATCACATATCCGATCAGCGGTGTGGCGAGTGCCGAGGATGCGGCGGAAACGGGCATGGCGCGTCGCGGCACATATCCGAGTTCGGCGATGGAGGCGCTGATCTTCGCCTTCAGGGTGTCGGAGACGCGTTCGGGATAGTTGAGGTAGTTCGACACGGTGCCGATGGACACTCCCGCATGTTTGGCGACATCCGACACCCCGATTTTCTTCGTTGATGGCATGCGCGTCCTCCTGACTCGTCGCCGTGTGGGCGGGATGGGCTGATGTGTTCCACAATACGCCGAATCTCGTACGATGTCTTTGAAAACTTTCAACACGCCGAGTGGAAAGATTTGAATATTTCAAAATATAGGAATACAATCAAGGATATCAAGGTGGAACGGAGAATATGCGACGAATTGCTCGCCTTCCCCGATAAAGCCAAGAGAACTCAAGAATAACAATGGTGTTGTTGTGAGATTGACTCACGGAACGTCTGTTGAATATCTTGAAGAGAATTGAAAATATCAATTCAGGTTTCAAGCCATGGTGGGCATGAAACACGAGGTGCAAGGAAAAGATATGAATACTTCAACGAAGCAGGACAAGGGACTCGGCGGATATATGCCGCTGGCCGTCGCCGCCGGCATCGGCTCGATGCTCGGCTCCGGCATCATCGTCGGCCTGTCCTCGACCATCACCGTCTGGCAGGACGGCCTGGGACTGAACACCACCGAGGTCGGCGTGCTCTCCGGCGTGCTCACCTTCGCCATCGCCTTCGGATCCCTGTTCGGCGGCCGCCTCGCCGACAGGATCGGCCGCGTCACCTTCTTCAACTGGATCAACCTGTTCTACGCCATCGGCGCGGGCATCTGCATCTTCGCCAACGACTTCACCGTACTGCTCATCGGTCTGATCATCGCAGGCATCGCCTCCGGCGCCGACCTGCCGGTGTCGATGACCGTCGTCTCCCATGACGCGCCGAACGACCAGATGGCCGCCCGCCTCGTCTCCACCACCCAGGTGTTCTGGCAGATCGGCGTGTTCATCTCCTTCATCTGCGCCTTCCTCGTCTCCACGATGCCCGGCGCCACAGGCGGCCGCGTCGTGTTCGCCATCCTCACGGTGTTCGCCGTCGTCGCATGGCTGTGGCGTCTGATGTCGCCCACCTTCCGCCGCTTCCACGAGGAGGCCGACGCCCGCGACGCCGCCCAGGGCCGCGAGGCCTCCACCGAGAAGGTCTCCGTCACCAAGGTGCTGTTCGGCGCCGATAAGAAGATGTTCCTCGGATTCTTCCTGTCCATCATGGTCTTCTATCTCGGCTGGAACCTGCTGGCCAACACCTGGGGCCAGTTCCAGACCTACATGTTCGTGCAGGCCAACGCCTCGCAGACCCTCGCCACTGGTCTGGGCATCATCCTCAACTTCGTGACGCTTGTTCTCAACATCGCCTTCGCGTCCATCGCCGGCGGCAAATACCGCAACAGGCTCTTCTACGTCGGCATGGCCATCACGCTGGTCTCAATGGTCATGCTTTCGCTGGGCGGCACCAATCTGTGGGTCATCGTCGCCGCCACCGCCATCATGAACGTCGGCGGCCCGTTCGCCGGCGAAGCCCTCTACAAGGTGTGGACCCAGGAATCCTTCCCGATTGAGGTACGCGCCTCCATCCAAGGCTTCATCAACGGCTTCTCCCGCCTGTGCTGCGGCCTGTTCGCCCTGGTCACCCCGGCCCTGGTGGTGCCGGCCGTCATCAAAACCACCATGTGGGGCTTCGTGGGGGTCGTCATCATCGAACTCATCGCCGGCTCCGTGATGCTGGCCCTGCAGAAGAAGTACGGCACCGATGAAGAGCGTCGGGCGAAGGCCTTGGCCTCGTCCGAAGCCTGACGGCGCGCCCCGCTCCGGGCGGGCGGCGACCCGGTCGTTCCCGTCCCGCCCGAAGCGACGGACCATGCGAGACAAGAAACACACACGAGACGACATCACGCAATAAGCTGACGAAGGAACCATCATGAACACCACCACGCATACGCCGCAGATCGTGCCGGCCGTGACCGCCGGAGACCTCGACATCACCCGTTTCACCGTCGAACATTACCCCGGCGACGCGCTCGGCATCGGCACCGCAGCCCCGCGTATGAGCTGGGTGTACGCGAAACCCGTTCCGGAGGACGCGCAGATCCTGCTCAAGCTCACCCGCCGCGTGCCCGGCGGAGAGCCGGTCGAGCTGGAAACCTATCTGCCGGTCGCCGACAGCGTGCTCGTGCCCTGGCAGTTCGAACCGCTGGTCTCCCGTGAGGAGGTGTACGCCACCGTGCAGGTGGTGTCGGCCAGCCACCAGCCGTTGGGGGATCCCAGCGAGACGCTGCATTTCGAAGCCGGTCTGCTGCTGGAGCACGACCATGTGGCCGATTTCGTTGGACCTTCGTGGGCTGAACCGCAAAGCGACCACCGTCACCTGCCGCTGGTGCGTACCGAGGTGGACTTGCGGGACAAGCCGTCCCGCGCCCGCCTGTACCTGTCCGCGCTGGGCCTGGTCGAGGCGGAGATCAACGGCGTCAAAGTCGGCAATGACGCGCTGATCCCCGGCTGGACGAACTACGAGAGGCGCGTGGAATGCTGGACTTACGACGTGGCCGACGCGCTTCAGGCCGGCGGCAACGCGTTGGGATTCTGGCTGGGCGACGGCTGGTTCCGCGGCCGCGTCGGCTTCGACGGCGGCTATGCGAACTACTACGGCGATAGGATCGGCGTGTTCGCGCAGCTCGAGGTCGAATACGCCGACGGCGTCACCGAGGCCTTCTACTCCAATTCGTGGGACCGTCGATGGAAGGCCGCGCTCGGCCCCATCGTCTGCTCCGACCTGTGCGAGGGGGAGCGGTACGACGCCCGTCTCGAACGGCCGGGCTGGTCCGAACCCGGTTTCGACGACTCCGACTGGGCGCCCGTCGCCGAGGTGTTCTACGATCCGGCGAATATCGAAAACCCCGAAACCTCGCCGGTGCGCGCCCACGAGGAGCATAAGCCCCTCTCCATCACCCGCATTGACGACACAGCGCAAGGCCGGGGCGTGTGGCTGGTCGACTTCGGCCAGAACTGCTCGCAGCGTATCCGCCTGCATATGCGCGGCCTTTCCGCCGGCGAGACGGTGGAGCTGCGGCACGTCGAAGTGCTCGAACCCGACGGCACGATCGCCACACGCACCCTGCGCCGCGGCCAGCAGCACGACGTCTACACCTCCAACGGACGTGACGCCTGGTGGGAGCCGCGCTTCGCCATGCACGGCTTCCGTTACGCGCAGATCGAGGGATTGCCGGGCGAACTGACCGCCGACGACATCGAATGCCGCGTCTACCATTCGGTGATGGACCGGGCCGGCGAGTTGGAGACCTCCGACACGCTGCTCAACCGTCTGCACGCCAACGCCGTATGGTCCATGCGCTCCAACTTCGTCTCCCTGCCCACCGACTGCCCCCAGCGCGACGAGCGGCTGGGCTGGACCGGCGACATCTGCCTGTTCGCGCCCACCGCCAGCTACCTGTACGACGTGCAGGGATTCCTCGGCAGCTGGCTTAAGGACGTGCGCGCCGACCAGACCAAATGGGGCACCGTGCCGTTCTATGTGCCGTTCATCCCGCTCGGCGTGTGGGCCCACCCGCAGGCCATCTCCACATGGGGCGACGCCGCGGTGGAGGTGCCGTGGACGCTGTACATGGACAGCGGGGACACGAAGGTGCTGGAGGACTCCTACGATCTGGTCTGCGACTGGATCGACGAGGTCGCCGGCTACCTGTCGGACGACGGCGTGTGGGACCGCAAACCGGATTTCGTGCTCGGTCAGCTGGGCGACTGGCTCGACCCGGCCGCCCCTCCGGAGGATCCCACCCAGGCGATGACCGAGAAGGAACTCGTCGCCACCGCGTTCTACTACCGCAGCTGCGTGCAGGCCCAAGCCATCGCCCGCATCCTCGGCCGCGACGCGGACGCCGAACGCTTCGCCGGACTGCGTGATCTCGTACGCGGCGGATTCCTCGCCCGCTTCACGAAGCTCGACGGCACCATGACCTCCGACACGCAATGCGCCTACGCGCTGACCATCGCCTTCGGCCTGCTCGACGACGAGCCCGTGCGCCGCATCAAGGCCGGCAACCGACTGGCCGAACTCGTGCGCCTGTCCGGCGGGCGGGTGAGCACCGGCTTCGCCGGCACGCCGTTCGTACTGCCCGCGCTGAGCATCACCGGCCACGACAAGGAGGCATACGAGCTGCTGACCTCGACCGAATGTCCCAGTTGGCTGTACCAGGTCAGGATGGGCGCCACCACCACATGGGAACGCTGGGACTCGATGCGCGAGGACGGCACGCTCAACCCGGGCGGCATGACCTCGTTCAACCATTACGCGCTGGGTTCGGTGGCCGAATGGATGCACGCGCGCATCGGCGGCCTCGAGGCCATCGAGCCGGGTTGGCGGCGGTTCCGCGTCTCGCCGCGCGTCGGCGGCGGCATCGACCACGCCTCCACCTCGCATATCACCCCCTACGGCAAGGCCGCGGTCGACTGGCGGGGCGCGGATGACGTTCTGGAACTGACCGTCGCCGTGCCGGTCGGCACCACGGCGCTCGTCGAAATCCCCGACTACGAGCCCCGCGAGCTCGGCGCGGGCGAGCACCGGCTCGAATTCCGCCGATAGGCGTCACCCATCCTCGCCCAACGGTGCCGCCGGGTCCGAACCCCTCGTGCCCGGCGGCACCGCCGCTCCTTTCGATATTCTTCAATCTTTCGACTTCGATAGTTTCAGCAAAGGAAGCACTGATGACACTCAACGAAGAGTCGTCGACGACTCGCACCGCAGCCGCTACGGCAACCGTCTCCAACCTCGCGCCCGATACCGGACGCCCCCTGAGCAGTCGGGAGAAGATACGCTTCGGCGTGGGCTTCGCGCTGTTCTCCCTGATCTGGATGACCGCCGGCACCTCCGGCTCGGCCGTGCTGCTGCCGCAGCGCTTCACCGAACTGGGCATCGGCGTGCCCGAGGTGATCCTCGGCACCATGAACTCCGTGGGCTGCGTGTTCGCGCTGGTGGCCAACGTCGTGTTCGGCGCGCTCTCCGACATCACGCGCTCGCGGTTCGGCAAACGCACGCCGTGGATCGTCGTCGGCGGATTCATCACCGCGGCCGGATACGTGCTCGCCTCGCAAAGCGTCGACCTGTTCGGCATCGTGGCGGGCTGGTCC
Above is a window of Bifidobacterium eulemuris DNA encoding:
- a CDS encoding MFS transporter codes for the protein MNTSTKQDKGLGGYMPLAVAAGIGSMLGSGIIVGLSSTITVWQDGLGLNTTEVGVLSGVLTFAIAFGSLFGGRLADRIGRVTFFNWINLFYAIGAGICIFANDFTVLLIGLIIAGIASGADLPVSMTVVSHDAPNDQMAARLVSTTQVFWQIGVFISFICAFLVSTMPGATGGRVVFAILTVFAVVAWLWRLMSPTFRRFHEEADARDAAQGREASTEKVSVTKVLFGADKKMFLGFFLSIMVFYLGWNLLANTWGQFQTYMFVQANASQTLATGLGIILNFVTLVLNIAFASIAGGKYRNRLFYVGMAITLVSMVMLSLGGTNLWVIVAATAIMNVGGPFAGEALYKVWTQESFPIEVRASIQGFINGFSRLCCGLFALVTPALVVPAVIKTTMWGFVGVVIIELIAGSVMLALQKKYGTDEERRAKALASSEA
- a CDS encoding alpha-L-rhamnosidase; amino-acid sequence: MNTTTHTPQIVPAVTAGDLDITRFTVEHYPGDALGIGTAAPRMSWVYAKPVPEDAQILLKLTRRVPGGEPVELETYLPVADSVLVPWQFEPLVSREEVYATVQVVSASHQPLGDPSETLHFEAGLLLEHDHVADFVGPSWAEPQSDHRHLPLVRTEVDLRDKPSRARLYLSALGLVEAEINGVKVGNDALIPGWTNYERRVECWTYDVADALQAGGNALGFWLGDGWFRGRVGFDGGYANYYGDRIGVFAQLEVEYADGVTEAFYSNSWDRRWKAALGPIVCSDLCEGERYDARLERPGWSEPGFDDSDWAPVAEVFYDPANIENPETSPVRAHEEHKPLSITRIDDTAQGRGVWLVDFGQNCSQRIRLHMRGLSAGETVELRHVEVLEPDGTIATRTLRRGQQHDVYTSNGRDAWWEPRFAMHGFRYAQIEGLPGELTADDIECRVYHSVMDRAGELETSDTLLNRLHANAVWSMRSNFVSLPTDCPQRDERLGWTGDICLFAPTASYLYDVQGFLGSWLKDVRADQTKWGTVPFYVPFIPLGVWAHPQAISTWGDAAVEVPWTLYMDSGDTKVLEDSYDLVCDWIDEVAGYLSDDGVWDRKPDFVLGQLGDWLDPAAPPEDPTQAMTEKELVATAFYYRSCVQAQAIARILGRDADAERFAGLRDLVRGGFLARFTKLDGTMTSDTQCAYALTIAFGLLDDEPVRRIKAGNRLAELVRLSGGRVSTGFAGTPFVLPALSITGHDKEAYELLTSTECPSWLYQVRMGATTTWERWDSMREDGTLNPGGMTSFNHYALGSVAEWMHARIGGLEAIEPGWRRFRVSPRVGGGIDHASTSHITPYGKAAVDWRGADDVLELTVAVPVGTTALVEIPDYEPRELGAGEHRLEFRR